The proteins below are encoded in one region of Brachyspira intermedia PWS/A:
- a CDS encoding CAP domain-containing protein, whose translation MKKIILITFSVLFLALPLFSQDPEQSAKLLELINEERQKAGLEAYETNEDLQNAAAVRAEEISKVFESKRPDGSEMHTVFSENGIRVAYYGESIRTGYETASGVFKAMIKDQSDSSSILDMDYTHIGIGIYKNAKNTYWAIIYCSLAE comes from the coding sequence ATGAAAAAAATTATTTTAATTACATTTAGTGTTTTATTTTTGGCATTGCCTTTATTTTCTCAAGATCCGGAGCAGTCAGCAAAACTTCTTGAATTAATAAATGAAGAAAGACAAAAAGCAGGACTTGAGGCATATGAAACAAATGAAGATTTACAAAATGCAGCTGCTGTTAGGGCAGAAGAGATATCAAAAGTTTTTGAATCTAAAAGACCCGACGGAAGCGAAATGCATACTGTATTTTCAGAAAATGGTATAAGAGTTGCATATTACGGTGAATCTATAAGAACAGGATATGAAACAGCAAGCGGTGTTTTTAAAGCTATGATTAAAGATCAAAGCGATTCATCTTCTATATTAGATATGGATTATACTCATATAGGTATTGGAATATACAAGAATGCTAAAAATACTTATTGGGCTATTATTTATTGTTCATTAGCCGAATAA
- the rfaE2 gene encoding D-glycero-beta-D-manno-heptose 1-phosphate adenylyltransferase translates to MINKKLIERNNLNSVLNKYREENKKIVFTNGCFDILHRGHVEYLQKARELGDLLILGLNSDDSVKRLKGNDRPINNEIDRAIVLAALECINYISIFDEDTPLELIKIVKPDVLVKGGDYKIENVVGREYSKETVLIDFVDGYSTTNIIKKINS, encoded by the coding sequence ATGATAAATAAAAAACTCATAGAAAGAAATAATTTAAACAGTGTATTAAATAAATATAGAGAAGAAAATAAAAAAATAGTATTTACAAACGGCTGTTTTGATATACTTCATCGCGGACATGTGGAGTATTTACAAAAGGCTAGGGAACTTGGTGATTTGCTTATTCTAGGGCTTAATAGTGATGATTCTGTAAAGCGTTTAAAAGGAAATGACAGACCTATTAATAATGAAATTGACAGAGCCATTGTACTTGCTGCTTTAGAATGTATAAATTATATATCTATATTTGATGAGGATACTCCTCTTGAATTAATAAAAATAGTAAAGCCTGATGTTTTAGTAAAGGGCGGAGATTATAAAATAGAAAATGTTGTAGGAAGAGAATATTCAAAAGAAACAGTACTCATTGACTTTGTTGATGGATATTCTACTACTAATATTATAAAAAAAATTAATAGTTAA
- the rfaD gene encoding ADP-glyceromanno-heptose 6-epimerase, translating into MIIVTGGAGFIGSNIVRGLNNLGIDDILIVDNLKNASKHKNLNRIKFKDYIDKEDFTLDYLTSFVNDNKVEAIFHQGACSDTMETDGKYMMKNNYEYTKNILHVCLDKKIRFLYASSASVYGNGENGFEEDEKNEYPLNVYAFSKYQFDRYLNKLFKENKVNSQVVGLRYFNVYGPQENHKGRMASVAFHLFNQIKAGERMKIFEGSEKFLRDFIHIDDVVSVNNFFFANPDKSGIFNCGTGNAESFVEIAKALKEVYKSAEIEYIAFPDALKGKYQKYTQADLNKLRAIGYDKSFMNVNTGVKKYAEVLEKSGGYLM; encoded by the coding sequence ATGATTATAGTAACAGGAGGAGCCGGATTTATAGGTTCTAATATAGTAAGAGGATTAAATAATTTAGGAATTGATGATATATTAATAGTTGATAATTTGAAAAACGCTTCTAAACATAAAAATTTAAATAGAATTAAATTTAAAGATTATATTGATAAAGAAGATTTTACTTTAGATTATTTAACTTCATTTGTGAATGATAATAAAGTTGAGGCAATATTTCATCAGGGTGCTTGTTCTGATACTATGGAAACAGACGGTAAATATATGATGAAAAATAATTATGAATATACAAAAAATATTCTTCATGTTTGTTTGGATAAGAAAATAAGATTTTTGTATGCTTCAAGTGCCTCTGTATATGGAAATGGTGAGAATGGTTTTGAAGAAGATGAAAAAAATGAATATCCTTTGAATGTTTATGCTTTTTCAAAATATCAATTCGACAGATATTTAAATAAATTATTCAAAGAAAATAAAGTAAATAGTCAGGTTGTAGGACTTAGATATTTTAATGTTTACGGCCCTCAGGAGAATCATAAAGGAAGAATGGCTTCTGTCGCTTTTCATTTGTTTAATCAGATAAAAGCAGGCGAGAGAATGAAAATATTCGAAGGAAGTGAAAAGTTCTTAAGAGATTTTATACATATAGATGATGTTGTGTCTGTAAATAATTTCTTTTTTGCTAATCCTGATAAGTCCGGCATATTTAATTGCGGTACAGGAAATGCTGAAAGTTTTGTAGAAATAGCTAAGGCATTGAAAGAAGTTTATAAATCGGCTGAAATAGAGTATATAGCATTCCCAGATGCTTTGAAAGGTAAATATCAGAAATATACTCAGGCTGATTTAAATAAATTGAGAGCTATTGGTTATGATAAGAGTTTTATGAATGTTAATACTGGTGTAAAAAAATATGCTGAAGTTTTGGAAAAAAGCGGCGGCTATTTAATGTAA
- a CDS encoding class I SAM-dependent RNA methyltransferase, with protein sequence MEVKIIDTAYGGYGIAKDENGKVIFVAHSVEGDILDITITKESKKFSYASINKIIESSKFRIKPKCKYSGICGGCLFNHIEYNKQLDIKKNVVLNAIRNINFNKDIKIICGNNFNYRLRVNMISDNGRIGFYRFKSNDFVNIDECIILKESLFEKIKNFSSENNITGSIYAIENNNDEALAFIELNKKINIKCFEKYFKGITVKHNKNIKSYRTDTILYKTEYGNIPIGHKTFFQSNLYLLDDFQYNVIKYLNDNDSTIVELYAGSGFFTSALKNRIKSFNNNCKFIASEINKDSVLIANKYDLKIKNEDALITLKNIDYDIDALILDPPREGIDKKVIDEIIRIKPKKIIYVSCDPMTFARDVNLLKEYYNLSDLNIIDMFADTYHIELISFLEYKN encoded by the coding sequence ATGGAAGTCAAAATTATAGATACTGCTTATGGCGGATATGGAATTGCCAAAGATGAAAATGGAAAGGTTATATTTGTAGCCCATAGTGTTGAAGGTGATATATTAGATATAACTATAACTAAAGAAAGTAAAAAATTTTCTTATGCCTCTATAAATAAAATAATAGAATCTTCCAAGTTTAGAATAAAACCAAAATGCAAGTATTCCGGTATTTGCGGAGGATGTTTATTTAATCATATAGAATATAATAAACAATTAGATATAAAAAAGAATGTTGTTTTAAATGCTATTAGAAATATTAATTTTAATAAAGATATAAAAATAATTTGCGGAAATAATTTTAATTATAGACTTAGAGTTAATATGATATCTGATAATGGTAGAATTGGTTTTTATAGATTTAAAAGCAATGACTTTGTAAATATTGATGAATGTATTATTTTAAAAGAAAGTTTATTTGAAAAGATAAAAAATTTTTCCTCCGAAAACAATATCACAGGAAGTATTTATGCAATAGAAAATAACAATGACGAAGCTCTTGCATTTATTGAACTTAATAAAAAAATAAATATAAAATGTTTTGAAAAATATTTTAAAGGGATAACAGTAAAGCATAATAAAAACATTAAAAGTTACAGAACTGATACTATACTTTATAAAACTGAGTATGGTAATATACCAATAGGGCATAAAACATTTTTTCAAAGCAATTTATATCTTCTTGATGATTTTCAGTATAATGTTATTAAATATTTGAATGATAATGACAGTACTATAGTTGAGCTTTATGCCGGAAGCGGATTTTTTACATCTGCTTTAAAAAATAGAATAAAAAGTTTTAATAATAATTGTAAATTCATTGCTTCAGAGATAAATAAAGATTCTGTGCTGATAGCAAATAAATATGATTTAAAAATAAAAAATGAAGATGCTTTAATAACATTAAAAAATATTGATTATGATATTGATGCTTTAATATTAGATCCTCCTAGAGAAGGAATTGATAAAAAAGTAATAGATGAAATAATAAGAATCAAGCCAAAAAAAATTATATATGTTTCATGCGACCCTATGACTTTTGCACGAGATGTTAATCTATTAAAAGAGTATTATAATTTATCGGATTTAAATATTATAGATATGTTTGCTGATACTTATCATATAGAGCTTATTTCTTTTTTAGAGTATAAAAATTAA